A genomic window from Gossypium hirsutum isolate 1008001.06 chromosome D12, Gossypium_hirsutum_v2.1, whole genome shotgun sequence includes:
- the LOC107947038 gene encoding uncharacterized protein isoform X3 — translation MRGANGESRAMNNPLETIHAAANAIASAENRVPQSTVQKKRWGGWWSKYWCFGSYKQKKRIGPAVPVSETSSSRANMPAAEIPTQAVTVTLPFVAPPSSPASFLPSEPPSAAQSPAGLVSLTSISASMYSPGPASIFAIGPYAHETQLVSPPVFSTFTTEPSTAPFTPPPESVHLTTPSSPEVPFAQFLGPNLQYGEAGQRFPIYQYEFQSYQLHPGSPIGQLISPSSGISGSGTSSPFPDGDFAAGLRFPEFRMGDPPKLLNLDKLSNREWGSSHGSGTLTPDATTCTPHNGLRLDHPLSEIVSHPSLIKQNPIDQVAVNHRVSFELTTEEVIRCAETGAATSSEAVPESLHNEATREREENTTKVAEDYEYRVGETSNERPEKAPADREGTPQHHENQSLTLGSAKEFNFENVDGVDAHKPILSSDWWANKKVAGKDDNVARNWSFFPMMQPGVS, via the coding sequence AAGAAAAGATGGGGTGGTTGGTGGAGCAAATATTGGTGTTTCGGATCTTACAAACAGAAAAAGCGAATTGGACCTGCTGTTCCTGTTTCTGAAACGAGTTCTTCCCGTGCTAATATGCCCGCTGCTGAAATTCCAACCCAAGCCGTTACAGTGACACTTCCCTTTGTTGCACCTCCTTCCTCTCCTGCATCTTTCCTTCCATCTGAACCCCCTTCTGCTGCTCAATCTCCAGCTGGGTTAGTGTCTCTCACCTCTATTTCTGCCAGTATGTACTCCCCAGGGCCTGCTTCAATTTTTGCAATTGGCCCTTATGCTCATGAAACTCAGTTAGTTTCACCACCTGTTTTCTCCACCTTCACCACTGAACCTTCAACTGCTCCCTTCACTCCTCCTCCGGAGTCGGTACACTTGACTACACCTTCCTCGCCCGAGGTGCCATTTGCTCAGTTCCTTGGCCCTAACCTCCAGTATGGAGAGGCTGGTCAGAGATTCCCAATATACCAGTATGAATTTCAGTCCTATCAACTTCATCCTGGGAGCCCCATTGGGCAACTGATCTCACCAAGCTCAGGAATCTCAGGTTCTGGCACCTCATCTCCTTTCCCTGATGGTGATTTTGCTGCTGGTTTACGTTTTCCTGAGTTCCGAATGGGTGACCCTCCCAAGCTCTTGAACCTTGATAAGCTTTCCAACCGTGAATGGGGATCAAGTCATGGTTCTGGAACTTTAACCCCAGATGCTACAACGTGCACCCCTCACAATGGTCTTCGTTTGGATCATCCGCTCTCTGAAATTGTGTCACATCCGAGTTTGATTAAACAAAACCCAATTGATCAAGTTGCAGTTAATCATAGAGTTTCATTTGAGTTGACTACGGAAGAAGTTATAAGATGTGCGGAAACTGGGGCAGCAACATCATCTGAAGCTGTTCCAGAATCTCTACATAATGAAGCAAcaagagaaagagaagaaaacaCAACTAAGGTGGCAGAAGATTATGAATATCGTGTCGGTGAAACATCCAATGAAAGACCAGAGAAAGCTCCAGCAGACAGGGAAGGCACACCGCAGCACCACGAGAATCAATCCTTAACACTCGGGTCAGCTAAAGAATTCAATTTTGAGAACGTCGATGGAGTTGATGCCCATAAGCCTATTCTTAGTTCCGATTGGTGGGCCAACAAGAAGGTAGCCGGAAAGGATGATAATGTAGCCAGGAATTGGTCATTTTTTCCTATGATGCAACCAGGAGTAAGCTAA
- the LOC107947037 gene encoding BTB/POZ domain-containing protein At5g41330, producing the protein MPSFDICCLQTEPELNSNVVSINVGGRIFQTTKQTLTQAGPKSLIYRLAETGSDRFVDRDPDQFSLLLSLLRSGTLPSKVKDFDLRDLIEESRFYGVESLLTSSLSDPSHLDAFSLRKSSELPLNGRDTPSAIASTPFGSLHVSHGSKITSFDWSLTRKSTILTQFTAIDSLLAISPDIAAAGATDFSGLQILDLQKGRVKQVLNWENATRSGSTVQAIGSSGKFLFTSFESCRRNSNSILVYDMNTLNPVIEIARNEIFGADLDSAIPATKLRWVSGYGLLMASGSHSGLSGVTGNIKFWDIRSGNVAFELKEKVDCFADVCVSDNMNVLFKVGVSSGEVFNADLRCLGTVNNDANDNSNPWMCVENRRKVVNGKKEGLGCKIESHGNQVFCSKGGDIELWSEVAAGSEGRLKGRVFRKNVMGRVKAMGGLKVTNLAFGGNKMFVTRKDQQAVEVWQGSTRGL; encoded by the coding sequence ATGCCATCATTCGATATTTGTTGTTTGCAGACAGAACCGGAGTTGAACAGTAATGTCGTATCGATTAATGTCGGCGGTCGGATTTTCCAAACGACCAAACAGACCCTAACCCAAGCGGGTCCTAAATCCCTTATTTATCGACTTGCGGAAACGGGTTCGGATCGTTTCGTGGACCGGGACCCGGATCAGTTCTCGCTCCTCCTCTCCCTCCTCCGCAGCGGGACCCTTCCTTCGAAAGTCAAAGACTTTGACCTCCGGGACCTCATCGAAGAGTCCAGATTCTACGGCGTTGAGTCGCTTTTGACTAGCTCTTTGAGCGACCCTTCCCACCTTGACGCTTTTTCCCTCCGGAAGTCATCTGAATTACCCTTAAACGGCCGCGACACCCCTTCTGCGATTGCCTCGACGCCGTTTGGGTCGTTGCATGTTTCCCACGGTAGCAAGATCACGTCTTTCGATTGGTCGCTGACAAGGAAGTCAACGATTTTGACCCAATTCACCGCCATCGATTCCTTGCTCGCAATTTCTCCGGATATCGCGGCGGCCGGGGCCACCGACTTTTCGGGGCTCCAGATTCTTGATCTCCAAAAAGGACGCGTCAAACAGGTTCTCAATTGGGAGAACGCGACCCGATCCGGTTCCACGGTTCAAGCAATCGGTTCATCAGGCAAGTTCTTGTTTACTAGCTTCGAATCCTGTAGGAGAAACTCCAATTCAATCCTGGTTTATGATATGAATACATTGAACCCTGTTATTGAAATTGCTCGTAATGAGATTTTCGGGGCTGATCTCGATTCAGCCATCCCAGCTACAAAGCTGAGATGGGTTTCGGGTTACGGGTTACTCATGGCATCCGGGTCGCATAGTGGGTTATCGGGTGTAACGGGGAACATTAAGTTCTGGGATATAAGGTCTGGTAATGTAGCCTTTGAATTGAAGGAGAAAGTCGATTGCTTTGCCGATGTTTGTGTTTCAGATAATATGAATGTGCTTTTCAAGGTTGGAGTGAGCTCTGGGGAGGTGTTCAATGCGGATTTGAGATGTTTAGGGACTGTGAACAATGATGCAAATGATAATAGTAATCCATGGATGTGTGTTGAGAATAGAAGGAAGGTAGTGAATGGGAAGAAAGAAGGGTTAGGGTGCAAAATCGAGAGCCATGGGAATCAAGTGTTTTGCAGTAAAGGAGGGGATATCGAGTTGTGGTCGGAGGTGGCGGCGGGTTCGGAGGGTCGATTAAAGGGTAGGGTTTTTAGGAAGAATGTGATGGGGAGAGTGAAGGCAATGGGAGGCTTGAAGGTAACCAACTTGGCATTTGGTGGAAACAAGATGTTTGTAACCCGAAAGGATCAGCAAGCTGTTGAGGTTTGGCAAGGTTCAACCAGAGGGTTATGA
- the LOC107947036 gene encoding putative nuclease HARBI1, whose amino-acid sequence MATDLITPEDPFFSSIPEQIRKDSRYMSHFKDCMGAIDGTHIAAILPPNEQIPYIGRKGIPTQNVMAVCDFNMCFTFVMAGWEGSAHDTRIFLDAIRDPKYKFSHPPNGKYYLVDSGYHQMKGYLGPYRGQRYHLPDFRKGRPISSKEEIFNHSHSSLRNMIKRTFGVLKKKGHFKGYAKL is encoded by the exons ATGGCCACTGATCTAATTACACCTGAAGATCCTTTTTTTAGCTCAATACCCGAACAAATACGTAAAGATTCTAGATATATGTcgcattttaag GATTGCATGGGTGCAATTGATGGTACTCACATTGCGGCTATTCTTCCACCAAATGAACAAATTCCCTATATTGGAAGAAAAGGTATCCCGACTCAAAATGTTATGGCagtatgtgattttaatatgtgtttcacATTTGTCATGGCTGGATGGGAAGGATCGGCACATGACACTAGAATATTTCTTGATGCAATTCGAgatccaaaatataaattttcacacccaccaaatg gaaaatattatcttgttgattCTGGATATCATCAAATGAAAGGTTATCTTGGACCATATAGAGGTCAGcgatatcatttacctgactTTCGTAAAGGTAGACCGATATCTAGTAAAGAAGAgatattcaatcattcacattcatcattacGTAATATGATTAAACGAacttttggtgttttgaaaaaaaagggccattttaagggatatgccaagttatag
- the LOC107947038 gene encoding uncharacterized protein isoform X6, whose protein sequence is MKQCLLVCMGSPGKKVVPYIPRKHLEKRWGGWWSKYWCFGSYKQKKRIGPAVPVSETSSSRANMPAAEIPTQAVTVTLPFVAPPSSPASFLPSEPPSAAQSPAGLVSLTSISASMYSPGPASIFAIGPYAHETQLVSPPVFSTFTTEPSTAPFTPPPESVHLTTPSSPEVPFAQFLGPNLQYGEAGQRFPIYQYEFQSYQLHPGSPIGQLISPSSGISGSGTSSPFPDGDFAAGLRFPEFRMGDPPKLLNLDKLSNREWGSSHGSGTLTPDATTCTPHNGLRLDHPLSEIVSHPSLIKQNPIDQVAVNHRVSFELTTEEVIRCAETGAATSSEAVPESLHNEATREREENTTKVAEDYEYRVGETSNERPEKAPADREGTPQHHENQSLTLGSAKEFNFENVDGVDAHKPILSSDWWANKKVAGKDDNVARNWSFFPMMQPGVS, encoded by the exons ATGAAACAGTGTTTATTAGTCTGTATGGGTTCTCCAGGAAAAAAAGTGGTTCCTTATATACCGAGAAAACACCTTGAG AAAAGATGGGGTGGTTGGTGGAGCAAATATTGGTGTTTCGGATCTTACAAACAGAAAAAGCGAATTGGACCTGCTGTTCCTGTTTCTGAAACGAGTTCTTCCCGTGCTAATATGCCCGCTGCTGAAATTCCAACCCAAGCCGTTACAGTGACACTTCCCTTTGTTGCACCTCCTTCCTCTCCTGCATCTTTCCTTCCATCTGAACCCCCTTCTGCTGCTCAATCTCCAGCTGGGTTAGTGTCTCTCACCTCTATTTCTGCCAGTATGTACTCCCCAGGGCCTGCTTCAATTTTTGCAATTGGCCCTTATGCTCATGAAACTCAGTTAGTTTCACCACCTGTTTTCTCCACCTTCACCACTGAACCTTCAACTGCTCCCTTCACTCCTCCTCCGGAGTCGGTACACTTGACTACACCTTCCTCGCCCGAGGTGCCATTTGCTCAGTTCCTTGGCCCTAACCTCCAGTATGGAGAGGCTGGTCAGAGATTCCCAATATACCAGTATGAATTTCAGTCCTATCAACTTCATCCTGGGAGCCCCATTGGGCAACTGATCTCACCAAGCTCAGGAATCTCAGGTTCTGGCACCTCATCTCCTTTCCCTGATGGTGATTTTGCTGCTGGTTTACGTTTTCCTGAGTTCCGAATGGGTGACCCTCCCAAGCTCTTGAACCTTGATAAGCTTTCCAACCGTGAATGGGGATCAAGTCATGGTTCTGGAACTTTAACCCCAGATGCTACAACGTGCACCCCTCACAATGGTCTTCGTTTGGATCATCCGCTCTCTGAAATTGTGTCACATCCGAGTTTGATTAAACAAAACCCAATTGATCAAGTTGCAGTTAATCATAGAGTTTCATTTGAGTTGACTACGGAAGAAGTTATAAGATGTGCGGAAACTGGGGCAGCAACATCATCTGAAGCTGTTCCAGAATCTCTACATAATGAAGCAAcaagagaaagagaagaaaacaCAACTAAGGTGGCAGAAGATTATGAATATCGTGTCGGTGAAACATCCAATGAAAGACCAGAGAAAGCTCCAGCAGACAGGGAAGGCACACCGCAGCACCACGAGAATCAATCCTTAACACTCGGGTCAGCTAAAGAATTCAATTTTGAGAACGTCGATGGAGTTGATGCCCATAAGCCTATTCTTAGTTCCGATTGGTGGGCCAACAAGAAGGTAGCCGGAAAGGATGATAATGTAGCCAGGAATTGGTCATTTTTTCCTATGATGCAACCAGGAGTAAGCTAA
- the LOC107947038 gene encoding uncharacterized protein isoform X5 codes for MKQCLLVCMGSPGKKVVPYIPRKHLEKKRWGGWWSKYWCFGSYKQKKRIGPAVPVSETSSSRANMPAAEIPTQAVTVTLPFVAPPSSPASFLPSEPPSAAQSPAGLVSLTSISASMYSPGPASIFAIGPYAHETQLVSPPVFSTFTTEPSTAPFTPPPESVHLTTPSSPEVPFAQFLGPNLQYGEAGQRFPIYQYEFQSYQLHPGSPIGQLISPSSGISGSGTSSPFPDGDFAAGLRFPEFRMGDPPKLLNLDKLSNREWGSSHGSGTLTPDATTCTPHNGLRLDHPLSEIVSHPSLIKQNPIDQVAVNHRVSFELTTEEVIRCAETGAATSSEAVPESLHNEATREREENTTKVAEDYEYRVGETSNERPEKAPADREGTPQHHENQSLTLGSAKEFNFENVDGVDAHKPILSSDWWANKKVAGKDDNVARNWSFFPMMQPGVS; via the exons ATGAAACAGTGTTTATTAGTCTGTATGGGTTCTCCAGGAAAAAAAGTGGTTCCTTATATACCGAGAAAACACCTTGAG AAGAAAAGATGGGGTGGTTGGTGGAGCAAATATTGGTGTTTCGGATCTTACAAACAGAAAAAGCGAATTGGACCTGCTGTTCCTGTTTCTGAAACGAGTTCTTCCCGTGCTAATATGCCCGCTGCTGAAATTCCAACCCAAGCCGTTACAGTGACACTTCCCTTTGTTGCACCTCCTTCCTCTCCTGCATCTTTCCTTCCATCTGAACCCCCTTCTGCTGCTCAATCTCCAGCTGGGTTAGTGTCTCTCACCTCTATTTCTGCCAGTATGTACTCCCCAGGGCCTGCTTCAATTTTTGCAATTGGCCCTTATGCTCATGAAACTCAGTTAGTTTCACCACCTGTTTTCTCCACCTTCACCACTGAACCTTCAACTGCTCCCTTCACTCCTCCTCCGGAGTCGGTACACTTGACTACACCTTCCTCGCCCGAGGTGCCATTTGCTCAGTTCCTTGGCCCTAACCTCCAGTATGGAGAGGCTGGTCAGAGATTCCCAATATACCAGTATGAATTTCAGTCCTATCAACTTCATCCTGGGAGCCCCATTGGGCAACTGATCTCACCAAGCTCAGGAATCTCAGGTTCTGGCACCTCATCTCCTTTCCCTGATGGTGATTTTGCTGCTGGTTTACGTTTTCCTGAGTTCCGAATGGGTGACCCTCCCAAGCTCTTGAACCTTGATAAGCTTTCCAACCGTGAATGGGGATCAAGTCATGGTTCTGGAACTTTAACCCCAGATGCTACAACGTGCACCCCTCACAATGGTCTTCGTTTGGATCATCCGCTCTCTGAAATTGTGTCACATCCGAGTTTGATTAAACAAAACCCAATTGATCAAGTTGCAGTTAATCATAGAGTTTCATTTGAGTTGACTACGGAAGAAGTTATAAGATGTGCGGAAACTGGGGCAGCAACATCATCTGAAGCTGTTCCAGAATCTCTACATAATGAAGCAAcaagagaaagagaagaaaacaCAACTAAGGTGGCAGAAGATTATGAATATCGTGTCGGTGAAACATCCAATGAAAGACCAGAGAAAGCTCCAGCAGACAGGGAAGGCACACCGCAGCACCACGAGAATCAATCCTTAACACTCGGGTCAGCTAAAGAATTCAATTTTGAGAACGTCGATGGAGTTGATGCCCATAAGCCTATTCTTAGTTCCGATTGGTGGGCCAACAAGAAGGTAGCCGGAAAGGATGATAATGTAGCCAGGAATTGGTCATTTTTTCCTATGATGCAACCAGGAGTAAGCTAA
- the LOC107947038 gene encoding uncharacterized protein isoform X2: MRGANGESRAMNNPLETIHAAANAIASAENRVPQSTVQCLLVCMGSPGKKVVPYIPRKHLEKRWGGWWSKYWCFGSYKQKKRIGPAVPVSETSSSRANMPAAEIPTQAVTVTLPFVAPPSSPASFLPSEPPSAAQSPAGLVSLTSISASMYSPGPASIFAIGPYAHETQLVSPPVFSTFTTEPSTAPFTPPPESVHLTTPSSPEVPFAQFLGPNLQYGEAGQRFPIYQYEFQSYQLHPGSPIGQLISPSSGISGSGTSSPFPDGDFAAGLRFPEFRMGDPPKLLNLDKLSNREWGSSHGSGTLTPDATTCTPHNGLRLDHPLSEIVSHPSLIKQNPIDQVAVNHRVSFELTTEEVIRCAETGAATSSEAVPESLHNEATREREENTTKVAEDYEYRVGETSNERPEKAPADREGTPQHHENQSLTLGSAKEFNFENVDGVDAHKPILSSDWWANKKVAGKDDNVARNWSFFPMMQPGVS; this comes from the exons TGTTTATTAGTCTGTATGGGTTCTCCAGGAAAAAAAGTGGTTCCTTATATACCGAGAAAACACCTTGAG AAAAGATGGGGTGGTTGGTGGAGCAAATATTGGTGTTTCGGATCTTACAAACAGAAAAAGCGAATTGGACCTGCTGTTCCTGTTTCTGAAACGAGTTCTTCCCGTGCTAATATGCCCGCTGCTGAAATTCCAACCCAAGCCGTTACAGTGACACTTCCCTTTGTTGCACCTCCTTCCTCTCCTGCATCTTTCCTTCCATCTGAACCCCCTTCTGCTGCTCAATCTCCAGCTGGGTTAGTGTCTCTCACCTCTATTTCTGCCAGTATGTACTCCCCAGGGCCTGCTTCAATTTTTGCAATTGGCCCTTATGCTCATGAAACTCAGTTAGTTTCACCACCTGTTTTCTCCACCTTCACCACTGAACCTTCAACTGCTCCCTTCACTCCTCCTCCGGAGTCGGTACACTTGACTACACCTTCCTCGCCCGAGGTGCCATTTGCTCAGTTCCTTGGCCCTAACCTCCAGTATGGAGAGGCTGGTCAGAGATTCCCAATATACCAGTATGAATTTCAGTCCTATCAACTTCATCCTGGGAGCCCCATTGGGCAACTGATCTCACCAAGCTCAGGAATCTCAGGTTCTGGCACCTCATCTCCTTTCCCTGATGGTGATTTTGCTGCTGGTTTACGTTTTCCTGAGTTCCGAATGGGTGACCCTCCCAAGCTCTTGAACCTTGATAAGCTTTCCAACCGTGAATGGGGATCAAGTCATGGTTCTGGAACTTTAACCCCAGATGCTACAACGTGCACCCCTCACAATGGTCTTCGTTTGGATCATCCGCTCTCTGAAATTGTGTCACATCCGAGTTTGATTAAACAAAACCCAATTGATCAAGTTGCAGTTAATCATAGAGTTTCATTTGAGTTGACTACGGAAGAAGTTATAAGATGTGCGGAAACTGGGGCAGCAACATCATCTGAAGCTGTTCCAGAATCTCTACATAATGAAGCAAcaagagaaagagaagaaaacaCAACTAAGGTGGCAGAAGATTATGAATATCGTGTCGGTGAAACATCCAATGAAAGACCAGAGAAAGCTCCAGCAGACAGGGAAGGCACACCGCAGCACCACGAGAATCAATCCTTAACACTCGGGTCAGCTAAAGAATTCAATTTTGAGAACGTCGATGGAGTTGATGCCCATAAGCCTATTCTTAGTTCCGATTGGTGGGCCAACAAGAAGGTAGCCGGAAAGGATGATAATGTAGCCAGGAATTGGTCATTTTTTCCTATGATGCAACCAGGAGTAAGCTAA
- the LOC107947038 gene encoding uncharacterized protein isoform X1 produces the protein MRGANGESRAMNNPLETIHAAANAIASAENRVPQSTVQCLLVCMGSPGKKVVPYIPRKHLEKKRWGGWWSKYWCFGSYKQKKRIGPAVPVSETSSSRANMPAAEIPTQAVTVTLPFVAPPSSPASFLPSEPPSAAQSPAGLVSLTSISASMYSPGPASIFAIGPYAHETQLVSPPVFSTFTTEPSTAPFTPPPESVHLTTPSSPEVPFAQFLGPNLQYGEAGQRFPIYQYEFQSYQLHPGSPIGQLISPSSGISGSGTSSPFPDGDFAAGLRFPEFRMGDPPKLLNLDKLSNREWGSSHGSGTLTPDATTCTPHNGLRLDHPLSEIVSHPSLIKQNPIDQVAVNHRVSFELTTEEVIRCAETGAATSSEAVPESLHNEATREREENTTKVAEDYEYRVGETSNERPEKAPADREGTPQHHENQSLTLGSAKEFNFENVDGVDAHKPILSSDWWANKKVAGKDDNVARNWSFFPMMQPGVS, from the exons TGTTTATTAGTCTGTATGGGTTCTCCAGGAAAAAAAGTGGTTCCTTATATACCGAGAAAACACCTTGAG AAGAAAAGATGGGGTGGTTGGTGGAGCAAATATTGGTGTTTCGGATCTTACAAACAGAAAAAGCGAATTGGACCTGCTGTTCCTGTTTCTGAAACGAGTTCTTCCCGTGCTAATATGCCCGCTGCTGAAATTCCAACCCAAGCCGTTACAGTGACACTTCCCTTTGTTGCACCTCCTTCCTCTCCTGCATCTTTCCTTCCATCTGAACCCCCTTCTGCTGCTCAATCTCCAGCTGGGTTAGTGTCTCTCACCTCTATTTCTGCCAGTATGTACTCCCCAGGGCCTGCTTCAATTTTTGCAATTGGCCCTTATGCTCATGAAACTCAGTTAGTTTCACCACCTGTTTTCTCCACCTTCACCACTGAACCTTCAACTGCTCCCTTCACTCCTCCTCCGGAGTCGGTACACTTGACTACACCTTCCTCGCCCGAGGTGCCATTTGCTCAGTTCCTTGGCCCTAACCTCCAGTATGGAGAGGCTGGTCAGAGATTCCCAATATACCAGTATGAATTTCAGTCCTATCAACTTCATCCTGGGAGCCCCATTGGGCAACTGATCTCACCAAGCTCAGGAATCTCAGGTTCTGGCACCTCATCTCCTTTCCCTGATGGTGATTTTGCTGCTGGTTTACGTTTTCCTGAGTTCCGAATGGGTGACCCTCCCAAGCTCTTGAACCTTGATAAGCTTTCCAACCGTGAATGGGGATCAAGTCATGGTTCTGGAACTTTAACCCCAGATGCTACAACGTGCACCCCTCACAATGGTCTTCGTTTGGATCATCCGCTCTCTGAAATTGTGTCACATCCGAGTTTGATTAAACAAAACCCAATTGATCAAGTTGCAGTTAATCATAGAGTTTCATTTGAGTTGACTACGGAAGAAGTTATAAGATGTGCGGAAACTGGGGCAGCAACATCATCTGAAGCTGTTCCAGAATCTCTACATAATGAAGCAAcaagagaaagagaagaaaacaCAACTAAGGTGGCAGAAGATTATGAATATCGTGTCGGTGAAACATCCAATGAAAGACCAGAGAAAGCTCCAGCAGACAGGGAAGGCACACCGCAGCACCACGAGAATCAATCCTTAACACTCGGGTCAGCTAAAGAATTCAATTTTGAGAACGTCGATGGAGTTGATGCCCATAAGCCTATTCTTAGTTCCGATTGGTGGGCCAACAAGAAGGTAGCCGGAAAGGATGATAATGTAGCCAGGAATTGGTCATTTTTTCCTATGATGCAACCAGGAGTAAGCTAA
- the LOC107947038 gene encoding uncharacterized protein isoform X4 — protein MRGANGESRAMNNPLETIHAAANAIASAENRVPQSTVQKRWGGWWSKYWCFGSYKQKKRIGPAVPVSETSSSRANMPAAEIPTQAVTVTLPFVAPPSSPASFLPSEPPSAAQSPAGLVSLTSISASMYSPGPASIFAIGPYAHETQLVSPPVFSTFTTEPSTAPFTPPPESVHLTTPSSPEVPFAQFLGPNLQYGEAGQRFPIYQYEFQSYQLHPGSPIGQLISPSSGISGSGTSSPFPDGDFAAGLRFPEFRMGDPPKLLNLDKLSNREWGSSHGSGTLTPDATTCTPHNGLRLDHPLSEIVSHPSLIKQNPIDQVAVNHRVSFELTTEEVIRCAETGAATSSEAVPESLHNEATREREENTTKVAEDYEYRVGETSNERPEKAPADREGTPQHHENQSLTLGSAKEFNFENVDGVDAHKPILSSDWWANKKVAGKDDNVARNWSFFPMMQPGVS, from the coding sequence AAAAGATGGGGTGGTTGGTGGAGCAAATATTGGTGTTTCGGATCTTACAAACAGAAAAAGCGAATTGGACCTGCTGTTCCTGTTTCTGAAACGAGTTCTTCCCGTGCTAATATGCCCGCTGCTGAAATTCCAACCCAAGCCGTTACAGTGACACTTCCCTTTGTTGCACCTCCTTCCTCTCCTGCATCTTTCCTTCCATCTGAACCCCCTTCTGCTGCTCAATCTCCAGCTGGGTTAGTGTCTCTCACCTCTATTTCTGCCAGTATGTACTCCCCAGGGCCTGCTTCAATTTTTGCAATTGGCCCTTATGCTCATGAAACTCAGTTAGTTTCACCACCTGTTTTCTCCACCTTCACCACTGAACCTTCAACTGCTCCCTTCACTCCTCCTCCGGAGTCGGTACACTTGACTACACCTTCCTCGCCCGAGGTGCCATTTGCTCAGTTCCTTGGCCCTAACCTCCAGTATGGAGAGGCTGGTCAGAGATTCCCAATATACCAGTATGAATTTCAGTCCTATCAACTTCATCCTGGGAGCCCCATTGGGCAACTGATCTCACCAAGCTCAGGAATCTCAGGTTCTGGCACCTCATCTCCTTTCCCTGATGGTGATTTTGCTGCTGGTTTACGTTTTCCTGAGTTCCGAATGGGTGACCCTCCCAAGCTCTTGAACCTTGATAAGCTTTCCAACCGTGAATGGGGATCAAGTCATGGTTCTGGAACTTTAACCCCAGATGCTACAACGTGCACCCCTCACAATGGTCTTCGTTTGGATCATCCGCTCTCTGAAATTGTGTCACATCCGAGTTTGATTAAACAAAACCCAATTGATCAAGTTGCAGTTAATCATAGAGTTTCATTTGAGTTGACTACGGAAGAAGTTATAAGATGTGCGGAAACTGGGGCAGCAACATCATCTGAAGCTGTTCCAGAATCTCTACATAATGAAGCAAcaagagaaagagaagaaaacaCAACTAAGGTGGCAGAAGATTATGAATATCGTGTCGGTGAAACATCCAATGAAAGACCAGAGAAAGCTCCAGCAGACAGGGAAGGCACACCGCAGCACCACGAGAATCAATCCTTAACACTCGGGTCAGCTAAAGAATTCAATTTTGAGAACGTCGATGGAGTTGATGCCCATAAGCCTATTCTTAGTTCCGATTGGTGGGCCAACAAGAAGGTAGCCGGAAAGGATGATAATGTAGCCAGGAATTGGTCATTTTTTCCTATGATGCAACCAGGAGTAAGCTAA